AGGTATTGCCGTCCAGAAAGAGATTGCGGGCCACCAGGCGGGCTTCCGCGCCCAGGTGAGCAGCCCACGCCCAGCTGTCCCGGCGCTCGAAGGTGCTGGCCCCCGGCAGGCCGGGGGAGATGCGCGCATGGCCAAAGTCTCCGGCCAGACCCTTTCCCCAGCGTGCGCCCACCCCGCCGCCGCCGTACGTGAACACGTTGCCCAGGCACACGGTGCCGTGCGCGGTCAGCTCGAAACCCGTCCGGTCCTCGGACGGGGGACGCCGCAGGCGGCGCTGACGCGAGAGCACCAGCGCCCCGCCCAGCTCGTTTTGCAGCTGCTTCTCCCAGCCCCGGGGGGGCTTCATTCCCATGGCGCCATGGAGCCACTCCTGGGTGGGCTCCGCCAGGGAGGCCTTCCCCACCATTCCGAGGTGGAGCATGGCGGCATCGAGCCCCGCGCCCGAGACGCGGGCCAGTCCCCAGGAGCCATACAGCCACCCCGCGTAGGGCCGGTCCCGGTAACGGCGGGTGCGCAGCGCCACCCCGGCCGGCGTGTAGATGTTTTGCCCGAGCCCCAGGGCCCAGTGCACCCGCGCGTCCGGCTCGTGGCCCGGAAGGAGCGCCAGCCGCCGCATCCAATCGGGCGTCTGGTCCGCCGCCGACGTCCAGGACAGCTGGAGCCCGCTGGTGTAGTGCCGGTCCCGGCGCGAGACGTAGAAGTCGTTGTCCGTGTGGAGGGTCAGCGTCCCCAGGGACGTGTCCGCCTCCGCGGGAGCCCCCGCGAGCGCCAGGGCCAGCAACAGAAGCCCGGACAGATTGGACGCAGGCCCTGCCCGGCTCTGCCTGCGCCTGCCTTGGCCGTCC
This genomic interval from Stigmatella aurantiaca contains the following:
- a CDS encoding lipid A deacylase LpxR family protein, translating into MGAPVDGQGRRRQSRAGPASNLSGLLLLALALAGAPAEADTSLGTLTLHTDNDFYVSRRDRHYTSGLQLSWTSAADQTPDWMRRLALLPGHEPDARVHWALGLGQNIYTPAGVALRTRRYRDRPYAGWLYGSWGLARVSGAGLDAAMLHLGMVGKASLAEPTQEWLHGAMGMKPPRGWEKQLQNELGGALVLSRQRRLRRPPSEDRTGFELTAHGTVCLGNVFTYGGGGVGARWGKGLAGDFGHARISPGLPGASTFERRDSWAWAAHLGAEARLVARNLFLDGNTFAASARVPRRLFVADAEAGVSLTYRNARLTYALVVRSEEFDDQQGPDLFGTLSLAFIP